The genomic DNA CCGCCATGTTGTGATCTCCTTACGAAGCCCTACAGCCTGTCGAGGTTGGGGCTGTCCGCACGTCGCCAGCTCTCGCCGTCTGCGCTCGTGTAGAACACGCCCATTTCAAACTCAGCCGCGCCTGCCCCGTGGTCGCGAACCTCTACCCGGCCAACCCATCGCGCGGGCTCGCCGGTGAGTGCTGCCGCGAGGAAGCCATCCTGCCGGAGAAGGAAAAGGCTTCGGTACTCCTGCACCATCCGGCTCAGGTCCCAGCGGGACAGCCCTTGTCCGTGCTGCTCGACGTAGCGCAGCAGCTCGTCGGCAACGAAACGGGGCGTGTAGTGCTGCGGCAGGTAAGGCAGGATCGCGAGGTGCCGACGCAGCCGCTCGGCCTGCACAGGCGACACGCTGCGCCCCTGGGGGATGGCTTCAACAGGCAGCCCGGCCCCCAGCAGCAGCGCGCCGAACTCGTCCAGGCCCGCCAGCGTGTCACGGGTAGCGGCAAGGGCCTCCGGGGGCGGGCGGCTCGCGCACGCGACCGGGCCGGACGCGAGCACCGCCAGCAATGCAAGCAAGCTCAGCGGGGGACGAACCGAAAGACAGGCAACACGAATCCACCTCCGAGGCGAACGCGGTTCGCTCAGCATGGGGGCACCTCCAGCGCGGTAGTTAGTGAGACGGCGAAACGCCCGGATAGGTAACACAGCCATGTGATCAGGGGAAGCCCAGGACTTCCGAACATATACGAAACATATAATGCACGGATTGCACGATTAGGCCCGAGTCGTGGAAATCAGTACAAAAAGGTTCCCTACATGTATGCAATTGTCAAAGAGCGTGGCCGCCTCGGAATGGGTCAGCGGTACACCTTGCCGGCCCACACGAACGCGCCGTCGATAAGCGGCACGCTGTAGGCGGCCACATGCCCCGAGGGCAGCAGGTAGGCGACGAGCAGCTCGTTTTCCCAGGCAGCCGGGTGCCCCCTGCATCCAGTCGGGATCCAGCGTGCGGCCTGCCCCGACCGCGACGGCTCGGCAGTTCCCCTCAACGCTCCCCCTGACGTGCATCCTGGGCCGATGCGAGTGCCCAAACGCCACGGTGAGACCGGGGGCACCCCACTTGTCAGCCACCTTTGCGGCGTGGTGCTTCGGCAGGTGGCGCCCGATCTGGTGGCCGTGCAGCAGCCGCAGACGACCGCGCTTGAGCGGCTGTGCTTTCTCGGGCACCCCACTCGATCCCGAGCTGCTGTCGCGGGCGAAACTCTCCCAGAAACCCGCGACGGCTGCCCCGGTGTCACCCCTCGGGTGAGTAGGTGATCGAGCTGAACGCCTTCGGCTGGCGCAGCTTGAAGTCGCCCTTCACGATTGCGCGGATGGTCGTCTCGTCGTGCTCGGCGCGGGTGTCGTGCTCGGAGAGGATCAGATCCTCATCGATGCCGTAGATGAATTGCCGCCAGTCGGACGAGTAGACGATCCGGTTCACGGGCACCCGCGTCGTCATCACGAAGGGGAAGCCCCGGATCGTGCCCTTGTCGAGCATCTCCTGACGGAAGATGAAGATGCCCGTGTCCTTGAGCTGCATCAGCGCGGTCGCCCGGGTCGGGTGAATGACCCACGCCGCAGTGCCCATGCGAACATGCGCGGTCAGCGGCAGCTCTACCGCCTTGTCGATGTCGGCGAGGTAGGCCGCGGCGGTCGTGCCCGTGCTCGCGAAGACCTGCGTGGGGTCGAGCTGAGCGAAGAGCCCCTTCGGAGCCGCGCCGGTCCCGTCGCCGTTGAACCCGGCTTCGTCCAGACCATCCGCGACCGTCGCGCGGATGTCTTCGCCGACACCAGCGTCGCCCACCCCGGGAGTGCGCAGGAGATCGTTGCTGATGTCGGTGAGAACCATCCCCTTGTGCGCCTTGAGCACGAGCTTCCCGTACTTCGGCGCGCTCCTCGGGACAGTCTCCCCCTCGCCAACCCACTTGAAGACAGAAGTCCCGGTCTGCCTGCCCATGTGCAACTCGCCCTTGAACGGCTGGGTTCGCACGCCGAGCTTGAGCAGGGCCGCCTCGGGCCGCAGGAACTCGATCAATTCGCCGCTCTGCTGGATGGGCACGAGCACGCCAGCCGAATCGAACTTGCTGAGCTGCACAGCCTTCTGCGTGTCGGCATTGCCGAAGTGCTTCGCGGCTTCGAGCAGCTCGCCCGTGCCCGTGCGGCGACCCACGGCGATGACGCTCTTCGTGAACGCGCCAAAGTTCGCGACGCTCGCGTAGACGCTGCCTTCGTGCGTCGCCCTGCCTCTACCCATGCGTCCGGGCGCGCTTCGGGATGCGGCATCGACCAGCTCCCGCGCGACCTCCGGACCAAGTGCCTTGACCATCTCTGTGATCTGCTGGCGATTCATCTATTTACACTCCTCGGATGTGTTGCTTGAACGCCTCGACGAATTGCTTCGCGGCCTCGTCGGCATCGAAGTTCTTCGGCTTGTCTGTGTCCTCGTCGTCTTCCGTTGGCGTATCGTCAGACGACGGCTCGCCCGGCTCGGGCTTGCTCTCGTTGGCGGGGGGTCGTTCCCCCGCGTCATGCTTGTGTCTTCTAAATGGGTGCGATTTTTGTCTGTGGCTCATTTGCTGCTGGCGGCGTCGGCGCTCACGTCTGCCGAGCTGCCAGCGGAAGGCGTCGCAGTCTGTTGGGGCGCGCTTGGTTGCTGGCCGGGCATAAGCCGGGCATTGGAGCCACCAGACGCGAGAGACAGCACGGCGGGCCTCTGGCGGGCTCCAGGAGCGCCGCAGCCGATGCCTCGGGACTCCTGGGGGGTGGGGAGCACGAGAAACGGCGGGGCGAGCCTGTGACGGGCTCCAGGAGGGAACAGCAATCGACGCGGGGAGCTGTGGGAAGCAACCCGGACGCGGGCAGCGGCACCTCGGGACCGTGGAGCGTGCTGGGGTGTGCCTGCTCTGCCGGTAGCCGACGCAGCAGGAGCCAGCCGATTATGGGGGCCGTTTCGGCAAGATTTCAGGGGGTACGGACGGCAAAACCCAACCGAGCCCGCGAGATTTTTTGGAAATTTTCTGAGCGTGTTGGACCGCCGAGCAAGGTTCCAAGTGACGGCGCTCCGGAAATCCGAACCGGGGGGGAGTGTCTCCAGGCAGCCCCCCGCTAGAGCGAGCGATTAAACGCCGGGCTCCGCTTGCCGGGGGGCGTCCTTCCAGGCGCGGCACGCTCAGGGCAACCCTAGCACTGGCACGCGATCAAGTCGTCACGCCTTGAATCTATAAACCCCATACGAAGAAGGTCGTGTAGCATAGGAGAACATATAAACATATATGAGGTAGAAGGCTCTAGAGGTTTAGGAAACCAGCTCAAAGCCGCGTGACGTTTGCCACTTCTCCCCCGGCGAGGCTGCCTGCCGTTCAAGGCGCCAAGCCCCCAGACCCGGCAAGGTGTCACGCTGTCAAGCCGTCAAGCCTTGAATCTATAAACTCCTATAGAAAAAGCTGATGTAGGAGTAGGAGATGAGGGTATATGAACACACGCGAGGTATACGGCTATAGGATTGTTGGGAACTCTCGCTTGACGCTTGACGGTTGACACCCGCCGCTCCGCTGCCGCTGCTGGCCTGGGCCACGTCAAGAATCCGCACCCATTTAGGCGTTGTGGAAACGCCCATCATTTCGCCAGCTCCAAGCCTGCCCACGCCCCCAGGGTCTGATTCCAGTGCGCCTGAATTCCTGACCGTGGACGAAGCCGCCATTCTCCTGCGCGTGAACCGGAAAACGCTCTACGAGTCGATCCGGCGCGGCGAGGTGCCGGGGGCGGTCCACCTTGGTCGATCTGTCCGACTTCGCCGTAGCGTTCTGCTATCCTGGACGCCGGGTAACAGCAGTCCCGCGCTTGGAAAGAAGCCATGAGCGTCAGACTGCGGAAGTGGAAGACGAAGGAGGGCAAGGTGCAAGAGGCGTGGTGGGTTGACGTGAAGTACCAGCACCCAAGCGGGAGGGTGGAGCGCGTGCGCAAGGCATCGCCCATCAACACCCGTCGCGGCGCTGAAGAGTACGAGCGTCAGATCCGGCACGCACTCCTCACGGGTTCCTTCGGAAAGGAAAAGCAGAGCGAGGCGGGCCGGATTCCCACGGTTGAAGAGTTTGTCCCGCGCTTCCTCACGTACAGCGAGAACAACAACAAATATTCAAGCGTTGTCTCGAAAAAGCAGATCCTCGATCAGCACGTCATTCCGGCTCTTGGTCGTATGCCGTTGGACTCCATCGGTCTGGCTGAGATCGAGGATTTCAAAGCGGCTATGCGCAAGAAGACGTCGGGAGCCCGCGCCCGGAAGGATGCCCCCACGAAGGCAGCCATTCGCAAGCGTAAGGACATCCAGCCCGCGCTTCTGAGCCTCAAGACCATCAACAACGCGCTAACGGTGGTTCGCAAGATGCTGTCGCTCGCACAGGAGCACGGCATCATCACGCACGTTCCGCGCGTTAAGCTCTTCAAGACTGCGAAGGCGGCGTTTGACTTTCTCAGCTTTGATGAAGCCGAGCGGGTTGTCGCCGCTGCGGCCCCTGAATGGCGCCCGGTTGTGCTCGTGGCGCTCAAGACGGGACTGCGGCAAGGCGAGCTGATCGGGCTCCAGTGGGGCGACGTGGACTTGCAGCGCGGCAAGCTACACGTCCGGCGTACCATCTGGCGCGGTGTGACGGGGCTTCCCAAGGGCGGGCGCGAGCGGACGGTCGATCTGCCGGGCTCGGCCCTGGAAGCGCTCAAGGCTCACCGGCACCTGCGCGGTCCCTACGTGTTCTGTCAGGCGGACGGGCAGCCGCACACGAACGGGACCATGAAGGGCCCTCTGGAGCGTGCGCTTCGCGAGGCGGACATCTGCCGCGAGCAGGGGCGCATCGGCTGGCACGACCTGCGGCACACCTACGGGAGTCACCTCGCGATGCGCGGCGTGCCGCTCAAGGCGATCCAGGAGCTGATGGGACACGCGACCATCGAGATGACAGAGCGCTACGCGCACCTGTCACCCGAGGTACGGGCGAGCGCCGTGCAGCAGCTCGATCTCCCTGTGTCCCAGCTCCAAGCCGCTCCGGCCAGAAGCGCCGAAGGGGCACACTGAGGGCACATGAGGAAACGAGGGCAAAGAAAAAGCCCAGCAACCCCTCGGGATTGCTGAGCTTCTGAGTGTGGAGGCGGCGGGAATCGAACCCGCCGCCAGCGGCTTTAGGCGAGCGCGCTCGCCGTCAGGTCCCTTC from Melittangium boletus DSM 14713 includes the following:
- a CDS encoding phage major capsid protein, translating into MNRQQITEMVKALGPEVARELVDAASRSAPGRMGRGRATHEGSVYASVANFGAFTKSVIAVGRRTGTGELLEAAKHFGNADTQKAVQLSKFDSAGVLVPIQQSGELIEFLRPEAALLKLGVRTQPFKGELHMGRQTGTSVFKWVGEGETVPRSAPKYGKLVLKAHKGMVLTDISNDLLRTPGVGDAGVGEDIRATVADGLDEAGFNGDGTGAAPKGLFAQLDPTQVFASTGTTAAAYLADIDKAVELPLTAHVRMGTAAWVIHPTRATALMQLKDTGIFIFRQEMLDKGTIRGFPFVMTTRVPVNRIVYSSDWRQFIYGIDEDLILSEHDTRAEHDETTIRAIVKGDFKLRQPKAFSSITYSPEG
- a CDS encoding helix-turn-helix domain-containing protein, whose amino-acid sequence is MDEAAILLRVNRKTLYESIRRGEVPGAVHLGRSVRLRRSVLLSWTPGNSSPALGKKP
- a CDS encoding tyrosine-type recombinase/integrase encodes the protein MSVRLRKWKTKEGKVQEAWWVDVKYQHPSGRVERVRKASPINTRRGAEEYERQIRHALLTGSFGKEKQSEAGRIPTVEEFVPRFLTYSENNNKYSSVVSKKQILDQHVIPALGRMPLDSIGLAEIEDFKAAMRKKTSGARARKDAPTKAAIRKRKDIQPALLSLKTINNALTVVRKMLSLAQEHGIITHVPRVKLFKTAKAAFDFLSFDEAERVVAAAAPEWRPVVLVALKTGLRQGELIGLQWGDVDLQRGKLHVRRTIWRGVTGLPKGGRERTVDLPGSALEALKAHRHLRGPYVFCQADGQPHTNGTMKGPLERALREADICREQGRIGWHDLRHTYGSHLAMRGVPLKAIQELMGHATIEMTERYAHLSPEVRASAVQQLDLPVSQLQAAPARSAEGAH